ACGCTTTGTCCTACATGTTTATTTGGAATATTCCAGAAACTACACGCTAATCCTACGTCATCCTTAGaaaatggacataaatttccccTAATTAAGGAATCGATCCTATTCTCCCATTTAAATGAATAGGAGAAAAGACTGTTTGTTTAAATGAgagagtatttttatcttttcacgtTGTTTTGAACAAAAGTACTATCTTTTACAAGAACGGTTTGAGCTGCATGGCGAGGATCCCTCTGCTTCAGTGCTTCTACCAACTTAAAaatctaaacattaatttttaacaaattgaaACATACTAAAAATAGttaacatttattaaaataggttgaaggatatttataaagaaatgttttttattttattttatttttcttttgcatgcATTATGACCATCTAGAGTAAATTTTTGGTAGTTGACATgttctttattattaatatatttaattaatgataaatGAAGCATGCCTACTCAGTAGAGATATACACAAAAGAAAAGTCAGTCATGACCgctacaaaaaatcaattttctagaaaaaataaggaaaagtaaaaaagtctGAAACTAATTAACACttaatttgcaatatttttagaattaaaaattcattaatatTGTCTctccaaattaacaaaaaattataataccctttttatcttaaaaccagaaataaaaattgaccttaaaattttataataaaaaaaatggaagaggtggctcttggccatacCTCATACAATCACAATCAAGGCCTTTTAAAATCTTAAGGAGGATAtctagttatttatattttaagaatattttggtcttattaaaaaataaaatgacaatatttttcaaatataattaattgttaTCTTCAAAAATATAccttaaaatataactaacgaGGTTTGTACTCTTATGttttttgtaatgaattatTATAGGGCTTAATAAATTAATCCGCATGGTCCAATATGCAGGAAGAGGTGGCAGTGCTAGCTGGTGCCCTAGTAAATGCAGGCACGAAGCCAGTGAACTTGGGACAGTTACTCAATGTGTGTACGGTGAACGCCCTAGGGCGGGTGATGCTAGGGCGAAGGGTGTTCGGTGACGGAAGTGGCGGCGGCGATGCAAAGGCGGATGAGTTCAAATCAATGGTGGTGGAGGTGATGGTGCTGGCCGGAGTGTTCAACATCGGTGACTTTATCCCCGCTTTGGAGTGGCTGGACTTACAGGGGGTAGCAGCTAAGATGAAGAACCTCCACAATAGGTTCGACGCGTTTTTGACCGGAATTCTTGAGGACCACAAAAAGAACGGCGGTGGGCAGCACATGGACCTGCTCAGTACTTTGATTTCGTTGAAGGAGAATGCCGACGGTGAGGGAGGGAAGCTCACAGACACAGAGATCAAAGCTTTGCTTTTGGTAcacctctccctctctctttcgtttttttaaagGTCGATTAGAAATTAAAGAACACCTTGTCTTCATTTATAGCTAGGCACAAATTTGTAAGGAAAACTGTGAACATCAATAGGACCACACATTTTGCTTTTGATGTTCTTCTTTCATTTAATAAccgacataaatttcctccaaattgatcAGGAGGAATTATTCTTCAACTCATTTAAattagtgtcaagtgtctatacaCATTTAAAACGTACATTAAATTGTTAAGattattaatagcagtttactaatttagactaatgttttaaatgtttatgaatatttgacactattttaaatgggttgaagaaaatttctatcCTTTAGGAATTATCtttctgtgattttttttttttttttttttttatgaagttgaTTCCATATACAACTAATGCATTATAGAATAGGAATGGCAAAAAAACTAAGatattaattcattattttgCTATTACAAGTTTAATCATAGCTGTCACCTAATATGATATTAATTCATGTTTGCAGAATATGTTCACGGCAGGGACCGACACATCATCTAGCACAGTAGAATGGGCCATAGCTGAACTCATTCGGCACCCCAAGATCTTGGCCCAAGTCCAACAAGAGCTCGACTCAGTTGTGGGCCGAGAGCGGCTTGTAAGCGAATTGGACCTACCCCAACTGACCTACCTCCAAGCCGTGGTCAAGGAAACCTTCCGGCTCCACCCATCAACACCGCTCTCTCTGCCACGAATGGCTGCCGAAAGCTGCGAAATCAACGGCTACCACATTCCGAAGGGCTCCACACTCCTAGTAAATGTGTGGGCCATTGCGCGTGATCCAGACCAATGGTCTGACCCGCTGGAATTTAAGCCCGAGCGCTTCCTACCAGGCTGTGAAAAGGCAAATGTGGATGTTAGGGGAAATGATTTTGAAGTCATACCATTTGGCGCTGGGCGTAGAATATGCGCCGGGATGAGCTTAGGGTTACGAATGGTTCATCTCCTAACAGCATCCTTGGTCCATGCATTTGATTGGGACCTGGCTAACGGATTGATGCCCGAGAAGCTGAACATGGATGAAGCATATGGGCTCACCTTACAACGAGCCGAGCCCTTGATGGTGCACCCTCGACTCAGGCTGTCTCCTCATGTTTATCAAACTTCGTCTTGAAAGGATTATCACCAAAACTCGTTTGTATGTTTTGAATGATGCACTACTTGTGTGGTTATTTTACTTTAAATAGTGCCACTAAAGATGTATTATCTTAGTTTTCAATAaggatttatataatttaagcAAAAATTACGTGTAAAGTGAGTATTAGAGCATTCATAATTGGcttttggttatatatatacacgtccGCACAATAAAAGataggattcgaactagtaacatcTGTTTTATGAGGTGTGATCTCCGATCGCGAGTGATCTACCCCTTAAAAacctcaaaaaataatatttaaataaaataacgaaaataaATAGCTAAAATGTATCTATGTCACGAAAAATGGGTaactaaaattacaaaaagtatgcattta
This genomic interval from Corylus avellana chromosome ca3, CavTom2PMs-1.0 contains the following:
- the LOC132174935 gene encoding flavonoid 3'-monooxygenase is translated as MSPFSLILGTIAFAIFLYYLLNLRTHGHRLRLPPGPKPWPIIGNLPHMGTVPHHSLAAMARTYGPLMHLRLGFVDVVVAASASVASQFLKTHDANFSSRPPNSGAKHIAYNYQDLVFAPYGERWRMLRKISSVHLFSGNALDEFRHVRQEEVAVLAGALVNAGTKPVNLGQLLNVCTVNALGRVMLGRRVFGDGSGGGDAKADEFKSMVVEVMVLAGVFNIGDFIPALEWLDLQGVAAKMKNLHNRFDAFLTGILEDHKKNGGGQHMDLLSTLISLKENADGEGGKLTDTEIKALLLNMFTAGTDTSSSTVEWAIAELIRHPKILAQVQQELDSVVGRERLVSELDLPQLTYLQAVVKETFRLHPSTPLSLPRMAAESCEINGYHIPKGSTLLVNVWAIARDPDQWSDPLEFKPERFLPGCEKANVDVRGNDFEVIPFGAGRRICAGMSLGLRMVHLLTASLVHAFDWDLANGLMPEKLNMDEAYGLTLQRAEPLMVHPRLRLSPHVYQTSS